A genome region from Bacillaceae bacterium IKA-2 includes the following:
- a CDS encoding cysteine desulfurase family protein — MTKIFMDNSATTKPYPDVTKKVVKMLTEVYGNPSSLHRLGKESKLELEKARQIIADSLEVKSNEIYFTSGGTESNNLAIKGACLANSKYGNHIVTTVAEHAAVTKTIRDLKRQGWAVTYISAPNGELDLEELENAIDEKTVLVSAMLVNNETGCIFPINKIKQIIKEKQSPALLHCDAVQGYGKLNFTAASIGADLISISAHKIHGPKGIGALYVKHDKKLFSLNHGGGQERGLRSGTENTAFIAAFGVASRITFANMQNDISHLKLVRDYCIDAIIKQIPKAVVNSDKLGAPHIVNFSLPGLNNKKVVEFLDANDIYISSAAACKSNQSRGPSALESLVLSRALAESALRISFSYMNTKNDIDILISTLVEYCRQH; from the coding sequence ATGACAAAAATATTTATGGACAATAGTGCAACTACCAAACCATATCCGGATGTAACGAAGAAGGTTGTGAAAATGCTTACGGAAGTATATGGAAATCCTTCGTCATTGCACCGTCTAGGTAAGGAAAGTAAGTTAGAGCTTGAAAAAGCCCGTCAAATCATTGCTGATTCTCTTGAGGTAAAGTCTAATGAAATCTATTTTACCTCGGGAGGTACCGAGTCTAACAACCTGGCAATAAAGGGTGCTTGCCTTGCTAATTCCAAGTATGGAAACCATATAGTAACTACTGTAGCGGAACACGCTGCTGTAACAAAAACAATACGGGATTTAAAAAGACAGGGATGGGCAGTAACATATATCTCAGCCCCCAATGGCGAACTTGACCTAGAAGAGCTAGAAAATGCTATTGATGAGAAGACCGTACTTGTAAGTGCTATGTTAGTTAACAATGAAACTGGTTGTATTTTCCCTATAAACAAAATAAAACAAATCATAAAAGAAAAACAATCCCCAGCACTATTGCATTGTGATGCAGTACAGGGGTATGGAAAGTTAAACTTCACCGCAGCAAGTATTGGAGCCGATCTTATTAGCATCAGTGCACATAAGATACATGGCCCAAAAGGTATAGGTGCACTTTATGTGAAACATGACAAAAAATTATTTTCTCTTAATCATGGCGGTGGGCAGGAACGAGGTTTGCGTTCAGGAACAGAAAACACTGCCTTTATCGCGGCTTTTGGGGTTGCTTCACGAATTACGTTTGCCAATATGCAAAACGATATTTCGCATCTAAAATTGGTTCGTGATTATTGTATTGACGCTATAATAAAACAAATACCTAAAGCCGTTGTAAATTCAGATAAACTAGGAGCTCCACATATTGTGAATTTTTCTCTGCCAGGACTTAATAATAAAAAGGTCGTGGAGTTCTTGGATGCGAACGATATCTATATATCCAGCGCGGCAGCCTGCAAGTCTAATCAATCCCGAGGTCCTTCAGCGCTTGAATCACTTGTATTAAGTCGAGCACTGGCTGAAAGTGCTCTGCGGATAAGCTTTTCATACATGAATACTAAGAACGATATTGACATTCTTATCAGTACTCTTGTTGAATATTGCAGACAACATTGA
- the pflB gene encoding formate C-acetyltransferase, with protein sequence MDAWKGFNTGEWSEKIDVRDFITKNFDPYLGDDKFLVGPSNATKELWDQVKELLKKEIENGGVLDVDTKTISTITSHAPGYLNKDKEQVVGLQTDAPLKRSIQPTGGIRMMAQGCEAYGFKLDPDIEKMYTEYRKTHNQGVFDAYTSEMLDARKAAIITGLPDAYGRGRIIGDYRRVALYGVDRLIEDKKVVKKSSEKNVMSEEIIRDREEVSEQIRSLQELKKMAASYGFDISNPATTAKEAFQWLYFGYLAAVKEQNGAAMSLGRVSTFLDIYIERDLKAGILTEEQAQEIVDHFIMKLRLVKFLRTPDYDELFSGDPTWVTESIGGMSLDGRPLVTKNSFRFLYTLVNLGPAPEPNLTVLWSTQLPDAFKKFCSKITITTSAIQYENDDIMRDRFGDDYGIACCVSAMRIGKQMQFFGARANLAKALLYAINGGVDEKLKMQVGPKSEPITSDFLDYDEVVAKFDKVQDWLAELYMNSLNVIHYMHDKYSYERIEMALHDKEILRTMACGIAGLSVVADSLSAIKYAKVKVIRDEDGLATDYEIEGEYPQYGNNDSRVDDIAAHIVTKFMDKLRQQPTYRNAVPTQSVLTITSNVVYGKKTGNTPDGRKAGEPFAPGGNPMHGRDKKGALASLNSVAKMPYEDSQDGISCTFSIVPKALGKDEDTRINNLAAILDGYSSQTGHHINVNVFDREQLMDAMEHPEKYPQLTIRVSGYAVNFIKLTREQQIDVINRTFHESM encoded by the coding sequence ATGGATGCATGGAAAGGTTTTAATACAGGGGAATGGTCAGAAAAAATTGATGTTAGAGATTTTATTACTAAAAACTTTGACCCATATTTAGGGGACGATAAATTTTTAGTAGGTCCATCAAATGCAACAAAAGAACTTTGGGACCAAGTAAAAGAGTTACTGAAAAAAGAAATTGAAAATGGTGGAGTATTAGATGTTGATACAAAAACAATTTCAACAATTACTTCACACGCTCCAGGTTATCTTAACAAAGACAAAGAGCAAGTAGTTGGCTTGCAAACTGATGCACCATTAAAACGTTCTATTCAACCTACTGGTGGAATTCGGATGATGGCTCAAGGTTGTGAAGCTTATGGTTTTAAATTAGATCCAGATATCGAGAAAATGTACACAGAGTACCGGAAAACACATAACCAAGGAGTATTCGACGCGTACACAAGTGAGATGTTAGATGCTCGTAAAGCTGCAATCATAACTGGTCTCCCTGACGCATATGGTCGTGGACGTATTATTGGTGACTATCGCCGTGTTGCCTTATACGGAGTTGATCGTTTAATTGAAGATAAAAAAGTGGTAAAAAAGAGTTCAGAGAAGAACGTTATGAGTGAGGAAATAATCCGTGATCGCGAAGAGGTTTCTGAACAAATTCGTTCACTTCAAGAATTGAAAAAAATGGCCGCATCATATGGTTTTGATATTTCTAATCCAGCAACAACTGCTAAAGAGGCTTTCCAATGGTTATATTTCGGTTATTTAGCAGCGGTTAAAGAGCAAAATGGTGCAGCGATGAGTTTAGGCCGAGTTTCAACATTTTTAGATATTTATATCGAAAGAGATCTTAAAGCTGGAATTCTTACAGAAGAACAAGCACAAGAAATTGTTGATCATTTCATTATGAAGTTACGTCTAGTTAAATTCTTACGTACACCTGATTATGATGAGTTATTCAGTGGCGATCCAACATGGGTAACTGAGTCTATAGGCGGTATGTCTCTAGATGGACGTCCGTTAGTTACGAAAAACTCATTTCGCTTCTTGTATACTCTAGTTAACTTAGGTCCAGCTCCTGAGCCGAATTTAACAGTACTTTGGTCAACTCAATTACCAGATGCCTTCAAGAAGTTTTGTTCAAAAATTACAATTACGACAAGTGCTATTCAATATGAAAATGATGACATTATGAGAGACCGGTTTGGTGACGATTACGGGATTGCTTGTTGTGTATCAGCAATGCGTATTGGTAAGCAAATGCAATTTTTTGGTGCCAGGGCTAACTTAGCAAAAGCGCTACTTTATGCAATCAATGGTGGGGTGGATGAAAAGTTAAAAATGCAAGTCGGGCCAAAATCTGAACCAATCACATCAGACTTTCTTGACTATGATGAGGTAGTCGCTAAATTTGATAAGGTTCAAGACTGGTTAGCTGAACTTTACATGAACTCGTTAAATGTCATTCACTATATGCACGATAAATATAGCTATGAAAGAATTGAAATGGCATTACATGATAAAGAGATTCTTCGCACAATGGCTTGCGGAATTGCGGGATTATCAGTAGTAGCTGATTCATTAAGTGCAATTAAGTATGCGAAGGTTAAAGTCATTCGTGACGAGGATGGGCTTGCAACTGATTATGAAATTGAAGGCGAATACCCACAGTACGGTAACAATGATTCACGTGTTGATGATATTGCAGCTCATATTGTCACAAAGTTCATGGATAAACTACGTCAGCAACCAACGTATCGTAATGCGGTACCAACACAATCAGTGTTGACAATTACATCAAACGTTGTTTACGGAAAGAAAACCGGTAACACTCCAGACGGAAGAAAAGCTGGCGAGCCTTTTGCACCTGGAGGAAACCCAATGCACGGACGTGATAAAAAAGGAGCATTAGCATCATTAAATTCAGTTGCGAAAATGCCTTATGAAGACAGCCAAGATGGAATTTCTTGTACGTTTTCGATTGTTCCAAAAGCACTTGGTAAAGACGAAGATACTCGTATTAATAACTTAGCTGCAATTCTAGACGGTTATTCATCACAAACAGGCCATCACATTAATGTTAACGTCTTTGATCGTGAACAATTAATGGATGCTATGGAACATCCAGAAAAATACCCGCAGTTAACAATTCGTGTATCTGGCTATGCTGTTAACTTTATAAAGTTGACAAGAGAGCAGCAAATTGATGTAATTAACCGTACTTTCCACGAAAGTATGTGA
- a CDS encoding MOSC domain-containing protein, giving the protein MNRKIINLAVGRPKEYNWNGSKSISAIGKSSIRAIELGKSRFVGDDVANHKFHGGPDRAVCLYPFEHYSYWEEIFQKKLGLPTFGENITATGMLEEQVCIGDIFKIGDSVVQVTQGRVPCATISKYNQEEEFLKKVVETTLTGYFFKVLEEGTIMLNSEISLIEKHSKEISVSFATQILFHQQQDKKSIERILTVDALSEEWRKRFLKLL; this is encoded by the coding sequence TTGAATCGAAAAATTATTAATTTAGCTGTGGGAAGACCGAAAGAATATAATTGGAACGGTAGTAAGTCTATTTCTGCAATAGGGAAATCTTCTATACGAGCAATTGAGTTGGGAAAATCTAGATTTGTTGGTGATGATGTTGCAAACCACAAGTTTCACGGTGGACCAGATCGTGCAGTATGTTTGTATCCATTTGAGCACTATTCTTATTGGGAAGAGATATTTCAAAAAAAACTTGGTCTACCCACTTTTGGGGAAAATATCACAGCAACAGGAATGTTGGAAGAACAGGTTTGTATAGGAGATATATTTAAAATAGGGGATTCAGTTGTTCAAGTAACACAAGGTAGGGTACCTTGTGCAACGATCTCCAAATATAATCAGGAAGAAGAATTTTTAAAGAAAGTGGTTGAAACGACTCTAACAGGTTACTTTTTTAAAGTATTGGAAGAGGGAACGATTATGTTAAATTCAGAAATCAGTCTTATTGAAAAACACTCAAAAGAAATATCCGTTTCCTTTGCTACTCAGATTCTTTTTCATCAACAACAAGATAAAAAATCAATTGAAAGAATATTAACAGTAGATGCTCTCTCAGAAGAGTGGAGGAAAAGGTTTTTAAAATTGTTATGA
- the pflA gene encoding pyruvate formate-lyase-activating protein, whose amino-acid sequence MIGRIHSVESCGTVDGPGLRFIVFLQGCALRCAYCHNPDTWNYQGGYEKSVDELLEEAKGYKSFMKFSNGGVTLSGGEPLLQPEFVLEFFKKCKEAGIHTTLDTAGSVRPTNLDEILAVTDLVLLDIKQINEEKHKEITGLSNKNTLNFAKILDEKNIPVWIRHVLVPGLSTDEKDLSDLGDFIATLSNVEKVEILPYHKMGEYKWEQLGLKNKLVDIMPPKQDQVDRAYQLITKSNKVDQG is encoded by the coding sequence ATGATCGGAAGAATCCATTCAGTTGAATCTTGTGGTACAGTAGATGGCCCAGGGTTACGCTTTATCGTATTTTTACAAGGTTGTGCGTTGCGTTGTGCGTATTGTCATAACCCAGATACTTGGAATTATCAAGGCGGATACGAGAAAAGTGTCGATGAATTGTTGGAAGAAGCAAAAGGATATAAATCGTTTATGAAATTTTCCAACGGTGGTGTTACCTTAAGTGGTGGTGAGCCACTTTTACAGCCAGAGTTTGTCTTAGAGTTTTTTAAAAAGTGTAAAGAAGCAGGTATTCATACAACTCTTGATACGGCTGGCTCAGTAAGACCGACGAACCTTGATGAAATCTTAGCAGTAACTGACCTTGTACTCCTTGATATCAAGCAAATTAATGAAGAAAAGCATAAGGAAATTACGGGTCTATCTAATAAGAACACATTAAACTTTGCAAAAATTCTTGACGAAAAAAATATTCCGGTATGGATCAGACACGTTCTTGTTCCAGGGCTTTCAACTGACGAAAAAGATTTGAGTGATCTCGGCGACTTCATAGCTACACTGTCAAATGTGGAGAAAGTTGAAATTCTTCCTTATCATAAAATGGGCGAATATAAGTGGGAACAGTTAGGGTTAAAAAATAAGCTTGTTGATATTATGCCACCAAAACAAGATCAAGTAGACAGGGCTTATCAATTAATAACAAAATCAAATAAAGTTGATCAAGGATAA
- a CDS encoding FAD-dependent oxidoreductase: MNIQSGTYYWPTTLKDPPSYSSLKKAINCDVLIVGGGSSGAQCAYYLADTGLNVAVIEKNTIGSGSTSSNTALIQYSGEKHFTDLVHTFGEEYISRHLQLCRQAINEIEEASKTLDIDFEFLRRDSLYYASYPEDVERLKKEYDFLKKHQFELALLTPTDIENKYGFKKDAAIYSYNDAEINPFKFTHSLFDYASKKGVRVFEQTKMTGHFYDKKRNRVNVRTKAGNLIHARHVIYCAGYEGIEIKKETKASFVSTYTVTSKPVKDFSTWYNRTLIWETARPYVFIRTTADNRIIIGGLDEKTNYPEVRDGKLIHKKNKLIEEFNKLFPSINVEPDYYLSAFYGGTVDGLPIIGVYEKFENSYFLFGFGDNGTVYSQMLAKLIVEKIVEGESKDLALYLNKRPMLANN, translated from the coding sequence ATGAATATACAATCAGGAACATATTATTGGCCTACAACCCTAAAAGATCCTCCATCTTATAGCTCATTAAAGAAAGCGATAAACTGTGATGTACTTATTGTTGGTGGGGGCAGTTCTGGTGCTCAGTGTGCCTATTATTTAGCGGACACTGGCTTGAATGTCGCTGTAATAGAGAAAAATACAATTGGTTCTGGAAGTACAAGCTCCAATACGGCGCTTATTCAATATTCAGGAGAAAAACACTTTACTGATTTAGTCCATACATTTGGAGAAGAGTACATCAGTAGACACCTACAGCTATGCCGGCAAGCCATTAATGAGATAGAAGAAGCTTCCAAAACACTTGATATCGATTTTGAATTTTTAAGACGCGATTCGCTCTATTATGCAAGTTATCCTGAAGATGTAGAGAGATTAAAAAAGGAATATGATTTCTTGAAAAAACACCAATTTGAGTTAGCGTTATTAACCCCAACAGATATTGAGAATAAATATGGATTTAAAAAAGATGCCGCTATCTATTCATACAATGATGCAGAAATTAATCCTTTTAAATTTACACATAGCTTATTCGATTATGCGTCTAAAAAAGGGGTTCGAGTATTTGAACAGACAAAGATGACCGGGCATTTCTATGATAAAAAGAGAAATCGAGTTAACGTTCGTACAAAGGCGGGCAATCTTATTCACGCACGCCATGTTATTTATTGTGCTGGATATGAGGGGATTGAAATAAAAAAAGAGACCAAGGCCTCCTTTGTTAGTACATATACAGTGACTTCTAAGCCTGTGAAGGATTTTTCTACTTGGTATAATCGTACGTTAATATGGGAGACTGCTCGTCCTTATGTTTTTATACGTACGACTGCAGATAACCGAATTATCATCGGCGGTTTAGATGAGAAAACAAATTACCCTGAAGTTAGAGATGGTAAGTTAATTCATAAGAAAAATAAGTTAATTGAAGAATTTAATAAGCTATTTCCTTCTATAAACGTGGAACCGGACTATTATTTAAGTGCCTTTTATGGTGGGACGGTTGATGGTCTTCCTATTATTGGTGTTTATGAAAAATTTGAAAATAGTTACTTTTTGTTCGGATTTGGAGATAATGGAACCGTTTACAGTCAAATGCTAGCTAAACTTATTGTAGAGAAAATCGTGGAAGGTGAAAGTAAAGATCTAGCTTTATACTTAAATAAAAGACCAATGTTAGCAAATAATTAA